In a single window of the Vitis vinifera cultivar Pinot Noir 40024 chromosome 6, ASM3070453v1 genome:
- the LOC100266786 gene encoding molybdopterin synthase catalytic subunit — MADEERNLVEILEEHNVIDIAKYINYVSAPQAGAVATFSGTTRDTFDGNTVVELRYEAYVPMAIRCINDICSSARASWSLISIAVAHRLGPVPVGETSIFIAISSVHRADALDACKFVIDEIKASVPIWKKEVYANGEVWKENSEFLERRSELGNAGLQQGGTCCSRKVKVEAKERKSCCGAKVKVEGELKFLERRSELGNAGLQEGGTCCSRKVKVEAQERKGCCGAKVKVDVE, encoded by the coding sequence ATGGCCGATGAGGAGAGAAACTTGGTTGAAATATTAGAAGAGCATAATGTGATTGACATTGCCAAGTATATAAATTATGTCAGTGCCCCACAGGCAGGCGCTGTAGCAACTTTCTCAGGCACGACTCGTGACACCTTTGATGGTAATACAGTTGTAGAGTTGAGATACGAAGCTTATGTTCCAATGGCCATCCGCTGCATCAATGACATTTGTTCATCTGCCCGAGCATCCTGGAGCCTCATCTCCATTGCAGTTGCCCACCGCTTGGGCCCAGTTCCAGTGGGGGAAACCAGTATCTTCATTGCAATCTCTTCTGTTCACCGGGCTGATGCATTGGACGCTTGTAAGTTTGTAATTGATGAAATTAAGGCATCAGTTCCGATATGGAAGAAGGAGGTGTATGCAAATGGAGAGGTTTGGAAGGAGAACTCTGAGTTTTTGGAGAGGAGGTCAGAGCTTGGTAATGCTGGGTTGCAGCAGGGAGGTACATGCTGTTCAAGAAAGGTAAAGGTGGAGGCAAAGGAGAGGAAGAGTTGCTGTGGGGCTAAGGTGAAGGTGGAAGGAGAACTCAAGTTTTTGGAGAGGAGGTCAGAGCTTGGTAATGCTGGGCTGCAGGAGGGAGGGACATGCTGTTCAAGAAAAGTAAAGGTGGAGGCACAGGAGAGGAAGGGTTGCTGTGGGGCTAAGGTGAAGGTGGATGTTGAATGA
- the LOC100254743 gene encoding G2/mitotic-specific cyclin S13-7 yields MASRVVPVPNQPRGGKQKNAPEKARNRQALREIGNLMNDTIPAGEGTFNPQISRPLTRSFCAQLPENGRAQKPIAEVVSVHGFAPGKARKKPKPQTVVTISPDENDKSKPSTQGSLTKKAACRLTDRPRVPIINIDADDVDNELAAVEYVDDIYQFYKMTEDENRTIHYMDLQTDINSKMRAILIDWLVEVHRKLELMPETLYLTINIIDRYLSTKIVSRSELQLVGITSMLIACKYEEIWAPEVNDFVCISDNAYAREQILQMEKSILTKLEWYLTVPTPYVFLVRYIKASVAPDQEMEEMVFFLTELGLMNYSTILYSPSMLAASAVYAARCTLRRIPLWSATLKHYTGYTQDQLMDCAKLLVSFHLGAAENKLKAVYQKFSELERGAVAHVSPAKNLSAGA; encoded by the exons ATGGCTTCCAGAGTTGTTCCTGTTCCAAACCAACCAAGAG GAGGAAAGCAGAAGAATGCCCCAGAAAAGGCTAGAAACCGGCAAGCTCTCAGAGAAATCGGAAATCTTATGAATGATACTATTCCAGCAGGGGAAGGGACATTCAATCCACAGATTTCTCGCCCCCTTACAAG GAGCTTTTGTGCACAATTACCGGAAAATGGGAGAGCACAGAAACCCATTGCAGAAGTTGTTTCTGTTCATGGATTTGCCCCTGGAAAAGCTCGAAAGAAGCCGAAACCTCAGACTGTGGTGACCATTAGCCCAGATGAAAATGATAAGAGTAAACCTTCAACACAAGGGTCCTTAACTAAGAAG GCTGCATGTCGACTCACTGATAGGCCGAGGGTTCCAATAATAAACATTGATGCAGACGATGTTGATAATGAACTTGCTGCTGTTGAATATGTTGATGACATCTATCAGTTCTACAAGATGACAGAA GATGAGAATCGAACGATACATTATATGGATTTGCAGACCGATATTAATTCCAAGATGAGAGCAATCCTAATAGATTGGCTGGTAGAAGTTCATAGAAAGCTTGAACTTATGCCTGAAACGCTTTATCTTACCATAAACATTATTGATCGATACCTGTCGACAAAAATTGTATCTAGGAGCGAGCTTCAGTTAGTTGGCATCACTTCAATGCTGATTGCTTGCAAATATGAAGAAATTTGGGCACCAGAG GTGAATGACTTTGTGTGCATATCAGATAATGCCTATGCCAGGGAACAGATACTCCAAATGGAGAAATCAATCTTGACAAAGTTGGAATGGTACTTAACAGTTCCTACACCATATGTCTTCCTAGTTCGGTACATCAAAGCTTCTGTTGCACCGGATCAAGAG ATGGAAGAGATGGTGTTTTTCCTAACTGAACTGGGTCTGATGAACTATTCTACAATATTGTACTCCCCATCGATGCTTGCTGCTTCAGCAGTATATGCGGCTCGTTGCACCCTCCGCAGGATCCCTCTCTGGAGTGCAACTCTAAAGCACTACACGGGCTACACTCAAGACCAACTAAT GGACTGTGCGAAGCTCCTGGTTAGCTTTCACTTGGGAGCTGCAGAGAACAAGCTCAAAGCAGTCTATCAGAAATTTTCAGAACTTGAAAGGGGTGCCGTTGCCCATGTCTCTCCTGCCAAAAATCTTTCAGCTGGCGCCTAG